One region of Danio aesculapii chromosome 7, fDanAes4.1, whole genome shotgun sequence genomic DNA includes:
- the zfta gene encoding zinc finger translocation-associated protein codes for MDEAVSVHKAEQTESRSLIIKAEEEEATSQRGLLGDLSAGEEEVTNGLKSDDIQDGPVCSPGTSYWCVSESTDSPFLLNPLPGPSTQEAPPLKNTPGRDHRRYYHEYWRSEYLMDFDPQRQGMICMVCGSSLATLKLSTIKRHIKQKHPYSLLWTESDKDVIRSGWENHLNRENSQKRPLCTDPEVLPEAEEILDVDRHSTDKPTGATSPDLQAQSGLSRVSPSPPAPSVQELSPGPTAQVMERYLNDSLHAWFRQEFLMEYQAEQGRLVCMVCSCLLPSLHLDHIKSHMLELHPNSLLYSAEEKHAILQTWAKMHSEESHPLQPQIKLEQNTKEINLDSSASFHSPIMDPVQGNLESYTRGDENPPDTVQRPSSLPYYPRKRRLKYGSPWHLRLDYLVAYGPPENPLCYCMVCSEHLPVPRVTNFRKHIQECHPETSSLSRSERDAVVSAWIKEENIDRATPKEDDPQSVPITTEPQDSPVKTIEQGGEAEDNNSTQITPQTQTAGRHRHYPGKDQRRNYQPRWKMDFLMDYDCRKHGLICMVCGATLATLKVSTIKRHILQVHPHSLDYSPEERQLVLLCYNQISAHFHSDDCFSGSNHGHKENTNDNTNDNALVQAECTSSQST; via the exons ATGGATGAAGCGGTGTCGGTGCACAAAGCTGAGCAGACAGAATCGCGCTCATTAATAATAAAAGCCGAGGAAGAGGAGGCGACATCGCAGCGGGGGCTCTTGGGGGACCTCTCGGCAG GTGAAGAGGAAGTGACCAATGGCCTCAAATCTGATGACATCCAGGATGGTCCCGTCTGCTCTCCAGGCACCAGTTACTGGTGTGTCTCGGAGAGCACAGACTCCCCTTTCCTTCTCAATCCCCTCCCAGGACCATCAACACAGGAAGCCCCTCCATTGAAGAACACTCCTGGCCGGGACCACCGTCGCTACTATCACGAGTACTGGCGCAGCGAATACCTCATGGACTTCGACCCACAGAGACAAGGCATGATCTGCATGGTGTGTGGAAGTTCACTGGCGACGCTAAAGCTGAGCACCATCAAGAGGCACATTAAACAGAAGCATCCGTATTCACTGCTCTGGACCGAGTCAGATAAGGACGTGATCCGGTCGGGATGGGAGAATCATCTGAATCGGGAGAACAGCCAGAAGAGGCCATTATGCACCGATCCAGAGGTTCTTCCAGAGGCCGAGGAGATTCTGGATGTGGACAGGCACTCCACag ATAAGCCTACTGGTGCCACCTCTCCAGACCTCCAGGCTCAGTCTGGTCTCAGCAGGGTCTCTCCATCTCCTCCGGCTCCCTCAGTGCAGGAGCTCAGCCCGGGCCCCACAGCTCAGGTGATGGAGCGCTACCTGAACGATTCGCTGCACGCCTGGTTCCGGCAGGAGTTCCTGATGGAGTACCAGGCAGAGCAGGGCCGTCTCGTGTGCATGGTGTGCAGCTGCCTGTTGCCTTCACTGCACCTGGATCACATCAAAAGCCACATGCTGGAGCTGCACCCCAACTCTCTGCTGTACAGCGCTGAGGAAAAACACGCCATCCTGCAGACCTGGGCCAAGATGCACAGTGAAG AATCCCACCCTTTACAACCGCAAATCAAGTTGGAACAAAATACCAAAGAAATAAACTTGGACAGTTCAGCCTCATTTCACTCTCCAATCATGGATCCTGTTCAGGGAAACTTGGAGAGTTACACAAGAGGAGACGAGAATCCACCAGACACTGTTCAGAGACCCTCATCTTTACCTTATTACCCCCGAAAGAGAAGGCTGAAGTACGGCAGCCCCTGGCACCTCCGGCTAGATTATTTAGTGGCATACGGCCCTCCAGAAAACCCTCTGTGCTACTGTATGGTGTGCTCTGAACACCTGCCTGTGCCGAGGGTCACAAACTTCCGCAAACACATTCAGGAGTGTCATCCGGAGACCAGCAGCCTGAGTCGGAGCGAGAGAGATGCTGTGGTCAGTGCCTGGATTAAGGAGGAGAACATCGACAGAGCCACGCCAAAAGAAGATG ATCCACAGAGTGTCCCAATCACCACAGAACCGCAAGATTCGCCTGTGAAAACTATAGAGCAAGGTGGTGAAGCAGAAGATAATAACAGCACACAGATCACACCTCAAACACAAACAGCAGGGCGGCACAGACACTACCCCGGGAAAGACCAACGGCGCAACTACCAGCCACGATGGAAGATGGACTTTTTGATGGACTACGACTGCAGGAAACATGGATTGATTTGCATGGTGTGCGGCGCGACGCTCGCTACACTAAAGGTTAGCACTATCAAGAGACACATCCTACAAGTTCACCCTCACTCGCTAGACTACAGTCCCGAGGAGAGGCAGCTCGTCCTGCTCTGCTACAACCAGATCTCTGCGCACTTTCATTCGGACGACTGCTTTTCCGGTTCAAACCACGGCCATAAAGAGAACACTAACGATAACACTAACGATAACGCTTTAGTTCAAGCCGAATGCACTTCGAGCCAGAGCACTTAA